The Pseudomonas allokribbensis genome has a window encoding:
- a CDS encoding sterol desaturase/SRPBCC family protein, with translation MRQTTEAFRSRYRAAIHPLYNPWLHGAFVLLFGVLAIGGFWSSAHQVRPLEWLALPLTLLFFNFGVYVVHRHLGHHKKAFAKMFYARHAGDHHSFFTPGHMTWDSARDWRVILFPAWLIVVHTLVITLPLWWLFAQVNANVAGLFGGSMVLGYLTYEVFHACEHLPAQHPLSRLPWIRQMRRLHELHHRRERMQERNFNIVLPLMDYLFGTLYWEPEPVPLTDSRTPMTRMQHPIDIAGDPIAVLAYAATVSRWPEWHPSSLKIDGPAGPLHAGARFEEDIHAGGREGHLSWEVTEYLPGRRWCARAQGDHGLSLHLTYECSAAGEGTAFVRTLDYRFESLGMRIANQLLLKRRIERESAASMLALRDRATRHLALAGAHV, from the coding sequence GTGAGGCAGACCACCGAGGCATTTCGCAGCCGCTATCGTGCGGCGATTCATCCGCTGTACAACCCGTGGCTGCACGGAGCCTTCGTGCTGCTGTTCGGCGTGCTGGCCATCGGCGGGTTCTGGAGTAGCGCACATCAGGTGCGTCCATTGGAATGGCTGGCCCTGCCGCTGACCTTGCTGTTCTTCAATTTCGGTGTGTACGTGGTGCACCGCCACCTCGGGCATCACAAGAAAGCCTTCGCCAAGATGTTCTATGCCCGTCATGCCGGCGACCATCACAGCTTCTTCACCCCCGGCCACATGACCTGGGACAGCGCCCGCGACTGGCGGGTGATCCTGTTTCCGGCGTGGTTGATCGTGGTGCACACGCTGGTGATCACCCTGCCCCTGTGGTGGCTGTTCGCGCAGGTCAACGCCAACGTCGCCGGACTGTTCGGCGGCAGCATGGTGCTGGGCTACCTGACCTACGAGGTGTTTCACGCCTGCGAGCACTTGCCGGCGCAACACCCGCTGAGCCGCCTGCCGTGGATCCGCCAGATGCGCCGTCTGCACGAGTTGCATCACCGGCGCGAGCGCATGCAGGAGCGCAATTTCAACATCGTCCTGCCCCTGATGGATTACCTGTTCGGCACCCTCTATTGGGAGCCGGAGCCCGTCCCTTTGACCGATTCGAGAACGCCCATGACCCGCATGCAGCATCCGATCGACATCGCCGGCGACCCGATTGCCGTACTCGCCTACGCCGCTACCGTCAGCCGCTGGCCAGAATGGCACCCTTCCTCGCTGAAAATCGATGGCCCCGCCGGGCCGCTGCATGCCGGCGCGCGTTTCGAGGAAGACATTCATGCCGGTGGCCGCGAAGGCCATTTGAGCTGGGAAGTCACCGAATACCTGCCGGGGCGGCGCTGGTGTGCCCGGGCCCAGGGCGATCATGGGCTGTCGTTGCATTTGACCTATGAATGCTCGGCCGCAGGCGAAGGCACGGCTTTCGTACGCACCCTGGATTACCGCTTCGAGAGCCTGGGCATGCGCATCGCCAACCAGTTGCTGCTCAAACGCCGCATCGAACGTGAATCGGCGGCCTCGATGCTGGCCCTGCGCGACAGGGCGACCCGGCATCTGGCACTCGCGGGAGCTCACGTGTGA
- a CDS encoding FecR domain-containing protein gives MRPDETLIDEAAQWMALLQSGDVSLQERAAFDVWRAADPRHQQIIEQMGGGLSLLRHSNLRGLPRESVLHSLNAPSSSRRRFISGSLSVLGIAVLAGLLGRRYGWLPEAGELSTGTGERRQFTLEDGSALTLNARSRVVPRFDNVERLLALRSGELLVDVAKNLARPFVVETEHGRMRALGTRFLVQRGEDSTRLVMLHSQVEVVTASGARQAVEAGESLLFNGQEILALERSKGQESAWVQGRLEVRDRPLSEVIDSLRSYRRGILHLSPDVAGLRLSGLYPLDDSDRTLQLLERSLPIRVTWHNPYWVSIEARL, from the coding sequence ATGAGACCGGACGAAACGCTGATCGACGAAGCCGCGCAATGGATGGCGCTGTTGCAATCAGGGGACGTCAGCCTGCAGGAGCGCGCAGCGTTCGACGTCTGGCGTGCGGCGGATCCACGGCATCAACAGATCATCGAGCAGATGGGCGGCGGACTGAGTCTGCTGCGTCATTCGAACCTGCGCGGGTTGCCGCGTGAGAGTGTGCTGCACAGCCTGAATGCGCCCTCCAGCAGTCGCCGCCGATTCATCAGCGGCAGCTTGAGTGTGCTCGGCATTGCGGTGCTGGCCGGTTTGCTCGGTCGACGTTATGGCTGGCTGCCGGAGGCCGGCGAGTTGTCGACCGGGACCGGGGAGCGACGTCAATTCACGCTGGAGGATGGCAGCGCTCTGACGCTGAACGCCCGCAGCCGCGTGGTGCCGCGATTCGATAACGTCGAGCGTCTTCTGGCCTTGCGCAGCGGTGAACTGCTGGTCGACGTGGCGAAAAATCTGGCCCGGCCGTTTGTGGTCGAAACCGAGCACGGGCGGATGCGTGCGCTCGGTACGCGATTTCTGGTGCAGCGCGGTGAGGATTCGACTCGGCTGGTGATGCTGCATTCGCAGGTCGAAGTGGTCACCGCCAGCGGCGCGCGGCAAGCGGTGGAGGCGGGCGAAAGCCTGCTGTTCAACGGTCAGGAAATCCTCGCCCTGGAGCGCAGCAAAGGACAGGAAAGCGCTTGGGTACAAGGGCGGCTCGAAGTGCGCGACCGCCCCCTGAGCGAAGTCATCGACAGCCTGCGCAGTTACCGTCGCGGCATTCTGCATCTGAGCCCCGACGTCGCCGGTCTGCGCCTCAGCGGCCTCTATCCGCTGGACGACAGCGACCGCACCTTGCAGTTGCTCGAACGTTCGCTGCCGATCCGTGTCACCTGGCACAACCCGTACTGGGTCAGTATCGAAGCACGGTTATAA
- a CDS encoding hydrogenase maturation protein: protein MRSLNIILLSSAFNGLTQRAWLDLRQAGHSPSVVLFTDEAAVCEQIEHSGADLVICPFLKDRVPHALWSNPQRPVVIIHPGIVGDRGASALDWAIMRELPSWGVTALQAVEEMDAGPVWATCEFNLPTGLRKSELYNGRVSDAAIRCIREVVEKFIDGFVPMDLDYADPKVLGRLQPNMKQDDRTFGWHDCSRFIKRCIDAADGQPGVLASLAGGQYYVYDAHLDQRTGIPGEILAVHDDAVLVATGDHSLWIGSLRRKPQPGEETFKRPARHVLAGQLAHVPVLDWSIANAPFSDEAYQPIRYRESGQVGELTLEFYNGAMSTEQCQRMVEALRWAKSRDTQVLLIKGGRGSFSNGVHLNVIQAAEDPGAEAWANIQAIDDVCEELLSARQLVVSGVTGNAGAGGVMLALAADIVFARADIVLNPHYKSMGLYGSEYWTYSLPRAVGPAMAEQLTQACLPVSAAQALQLGMVQEIGPRCPDEFGLWLLQRANSVLSDPTYAPVRERKLRVDHELIRQCRETELQEMQEDMLYNRNQFAEKCRNFVYKRKTCCTPARLVEDWARVREAELAG, encoded by the coding sequence ATGCGATCACTCAACATCATTCTTTTGTCGTCGGCATTCAACGGCCTGACCCAACGTGCCTGGCTGGACCTGCGTCAGGCGGGCCATTCGCCCAGCGTGGTGTTGTTCACCGACGAAGCTGCCGTGTGCGAACAAATCGAACACAGCGGCGCCGACCTGGTGATCTGCCCGTTCCTCAAGGACCGCGTTCCCCATGCGCTGTGGAGCAACCCGCAACGTCCGGTGGTGATTATTCACCCCGGCATCGTCGGTGATCGCGGCGCCAGCGCGCTGGACTGGGCGATCATGCGCGAACTGCCGTCCTGGGGCGTGACCGCCCTGCAAGCGGTGGAAGAAATGGACGCCGGCCCGGTCTGGGCTACCTGCGAATTCAACTTGCCGACAGGCTTGCGCAAATCCGAGCTGTACAACGGCCGGGTCAGTGACGCAGCGATCCGTTGCATCCGTGAAGTGGTGGAGAAATTCATCGACGGCTTTGTCCCGATGGACCTGGATTATGCCGATCCCAAGGTTCTGGGACGCCTGCAACCGAACATGAAGCAGGACGATCGCACCTTCGGTTGGCACGACTGCTCGCGCTTCATCAAGCGCTGCATCGACGCGGCTGACGGTCAGCCCGGCGTGCTCGCGAGCCTCGCTGGCGGCCAGTATTACGTGTACGACGCGCACCTTGATCAGCGCACCGGGATACCCGGCGAGATCCTCGCGGTGCACGACGATGCGGTGCTGGTGGCGACCGGTGATCACAGCCTGTGGATCGGCTCGCTGCGGCGCAAACCGCAACCGGGCGAAGAAACCTTCAAGCGACCGGCACGGCATGTGCTGGCCGGGCAACTGGCGCACGTGCCGGTGCTGGACTGGTCGATTGCCAATGCGCCGTTCAGCGACGAGGCGTATCAGCCGATCCGTTATCGCGAATCCGGGCAGGTCGGCGAGCTGACACTGGAGTTCTACAACGGCGCCATGAGCACCGAGCAGTGCCAGCGCATGGTCGAGGCCCTGCGCTGGGCCAAATCCCGCGACACTCAGGTGCTGTTGATCAAGGGTGGACGCGGCAGTTTTTCCAACGGTGTGCACCTGAACGTGATCCAGGCCGCCGAAGATCCGGGCGCCGAAGCCTGGGCCAATATCCAGGCGATCGACGATGTGTGCGAGGAATTGCTCAGCGCGCGGCAACTGGTGGTCAGCGGCGTCACCGGCAATGCCGGCGCGGGCGGTGTGATGCTCGCCCTGGCGGCTGACATCGTGTTCGCTCGCGCCGACATCGTGCTCAACCCGCATTACAAGAGCATGGGCCTGTACGGCTCGGAATACTGGACCTACAGCCTGCCCCGTGCCGTCGGCCCGGCCATGGCCGAACAACTGACCCAGGCCTGTCTGCCGGTCAGCGCTGCTCAGGCGTTGCAACTGGGTATGGTTCAGGAAATAGGCCCGCGCTGCCCGGACGAGTTTGGTTTGTGGTTGCTGCAACGGGCCAATTCGGTACTGAGCGATCCGACGTATGCGCCAGTGCGTGAACGCAAGCTGCGGGTCGATCATGAGCTGATCCGCCAATGCCGCGAAACCGAGCTGCAAGAGATGCAGGAAGACATGCTGTACAACCGCAATCAGTTTGCCGAGAAGTGCCGGAATTTTGTGTACAAGCGCAAGACTTGCTGCACGCCGGCGCGGTTGGTGGAGGATTGGGCGCGAGTGCGTGAGGCTGAGCTCGCCGGTTGA
- a CDS encoding LysR family transcriptional regulator: MDIDLARTFLEIVRHGSLAAAAEKLFVTQTAITARVQKLESQLGSTLFVRNRAGARLTANGEAFVVYANQLVQTWEAARRDLPLPEGYDNVLHIGGEVSLCNPLMLSWAAELREKIPSHALRMDIRDGENLLRQLELGVLDAALVYQPEYWPGLQVEQVLEEKLILVRTPNRPAPYVYIDWGEDFRRQHDAALPEKAKAALSFNLGPLALQYILENGGSGYFRTRVVRTYLESGALETVTKAPEFGYPTYLVYSRDRDSATLQQAFDLLREVIKADDDWSQRWNPLS; this comes from the coding sequence ATGGACATCGACCTCGCCCGCACCTTTCTGGAAATCGTCCGCCACGGCAGCCTCGCTGCGGCGGCCGAGAAGCTGTTCGTCACCCAGACCGCCATCACCGCCCGTGTGCAGAAACTCGAAAGCCAGTTGGGCAGCACGCTGTTCGTGCGCAACCGCGCCGGTGCGCGCCTGACCGCCAACGGTGAGGCCTTCGTGGTCTACGCCAATCAACTGGTGCAGACCTGGGAAGCCGCCCGCCGTGACCTGCCGCTGCCCGAAGGCTATGACAACGTGCTGCACATCGGCGGCGAGGTCAGTCTGTGCAACCCGTTGATGCTCAGTTGGGCTGCCGAACTGCGCGAGAAGATTCCCAGCCATGCCCTGCGCATGGACATCCGCGACGGCGAGAACCTGCTGCGCCAACTTGAACTCGGCGTGCTCGACGCAGCGCTGGTCTACCAACCGGAATACTGGCCGGGATTGCAGGTCGAGCAAGTGCTGGAAGAGAAACTGATTCTGGTCAGAACCCCCAACCGCCCTGCTCCCTACGTGTACATCGATTGGGGCGAGGACTTCCGCCGTCAACACGACGCCGCACTGCCGGAAAAAGCCAAGGCAGCCCTGAGCTTCAACCTCGGCCCGCTGGCCCTGCAATACATTCTGGAGAACGGCGGCAGCGGCTATTTCCGCACGCGGGTGGTACGCACTTATCTGGAAAGCGGCGCACTGGAAACCGTCACCAAAGCCCCGGAATTCGGCTACCCGACCTACCTCGTCTACTCCCGTGACCGCGATTCGGCGACGCTGCAGCAGGCATTCGATCTGCTGCGCGAAGTGATCAAGGCCGATGACGACTGGTCGCAACGCTGGAACCCGTTGAGCTGA
- a CDS encoding YdcH family protein, producing the protein MPVTHDLLQDLKLTKEEIQQKRTADPHLDALINKYSQADAEVVKAETATSDAPSDDTLKKLKEKRLQVKDKIVQQLQART; encoded by the coding sequence ATGCCGGTGACCCATGATCTGTTACAGGACTTGAAGCTTACGAAGGAAGAGATCCAGCAAAAACGCACCGCGGATCCACATCTGGATGCACTGATCAACAAGTACTCCCAGGCGGACGCCGAAGTCGTCAAGGCCGAGACGGCGACCTCGGATGCGCCGAGCGACGACACGCTGAAGAAACTCAAAGAGAAACGCTTGCAGGTCAAAGACAAGATCGTTCAGCAGTTGCAGGCGCGAACCTGA
- a CDS encoding sigma-70 family RNA polymerase sigma factor — protein sequence MGSHNPHYQVIGQMFQKDYRWLCAAVSRTLGCPHSAQDIASETFLRVLALPDPLAIREPRALLTTIARRLVYEGWRRQDLERAYLQSLALAPEPVHPSPEERALVIEALLAVDRLLNGLSAKAKAAFLYHQLDGLTYSEIGERLGVSTSRVQQYMVEAFKRCYQAMQA from the coding sequence ATGGGGAGTCACAACCCGCATTACCAGGTCATCGGGCAAATGTTCCAAAAGGACTACCGATGGTTGTGCGCCGCAGTCAGCCGTACCCTCGGTTGCCCGCACAGCGCACAGGACATTGCTTCGGAAACCTTTCTTCGGGTGTTGGCATTGCCCGATCCACTGGCCATACGCGAACCCCGCGCACTGTTGACCACGATTGCCCGGCGGCTGGTGTATGAAGGCTGGCGCCGGCAGGATCTTGAACGTGCCTACCTGCAAAGCCTGGCCCTGGCGCCAGAACCGGTGCATCCGTCGCCCGAAGAGCGGGCGTTGGTGATCGAAGCACTGCTGGCGGTGGATCGCTTGCTCAACGGTCTGTCGGCCAAGGCCAAGGCTGCGTTTCTCTACCATCAGCTCGACGGCCTGACCTACAGTGAAATCGGCGAGCGCCTCGGCGTGTCCACCAGCCGCGTGCAGCAGTACATGGTCGAAGCCTTCAAGCGTTGCTATCAGGCGATGCAGGCATGA
- a CDS encoding TonB-dependent receptor produces MFSFKQQLPRLTLAAVLAMGIVPSAVLAQDAATQVFTFDIAAGALDEVLLDISRQTGVPISFSQNLVQGKRSGAVRGALGGRQAVEKALLGSGLQVEQGTQGLSIRQGDAPSAAPVKAAVVAPASNADYRMEKVTVTGSRIARAQSDGATPVNVITHEEMEARGYKNVYDALATQTQNTGMTQGEDYGNTWQPAASALNLRGLGPNHTLVLINGRRVADYPTPYDGKVNFTNLANIPSAIIDRIEVLSSGASAIYGSDAIAGVVNIILKDKMNGVDVNLKGGTSERGGGDNQRLQISGGGSWGDFDGLFGIELTNRDPIWADDRGFMQSGPLADVGYRRDLSNNRYLGPGCGAYQGTFDNKLFNSGGRCRTDQMYNDYWTIQTQKENYDGYTRGTWHFSDSGQVFADLMYGLDHIQNNTRGPTFTSPDFINQNSGNLERWYRRFGEEEIGGRTSNNSKWRDTSWTGTLGLSDKIADTGWHYDLAANRSEYKSVRTTRYTPLSSIQDFYLGPQLGTRGGYPVFAPDASRLDRPLTPQEWEQFRGNLTQSSKSVSTSYNASVNGDLFDLPAGPVGFAGVLEAGKQEYRIDPDDSLNDGSFYGVTPAQSSGGSRKRYAAGGEFSIPVTDTVLATAAGRWDQYKFSGRSEQQKTYNLGIEWRPVTRLLLRGSYGTSFRAPDLNYIYQSDSNGYYPAQIDYYGCSQGVAGACDRGRVDYTQSGTADLESERGKSWTYGFVWSPSRNFDFSTDFWRVEIDDLLTTVDENRLLQQENECRNGTQDINSANCQSTLARVDRNPGNAAIDPNQLQRVRVNAINAASERVSGLDFKSNIRWGAGQYGAFSSVLGYTLVLSHFYKESDEAPTQDWRTSRTNYDWRSKVNASLTWDYQKATATLMGIRYGSVTNGAGDGRLSPWTVFNASARYRLNDRASVGLTVNNVLNQVKHDDSAGWPYYPTGNYDPYGRQWWLDVSYHFGS; encoded by the coding sequence ATGTTCTCATTCAAACAACAATTACCCCGCCTGACGCTGGCCGCCGTGCTGGCGATGGGCATCGTTCCTTCGGCCGTATTGGCGCAAGACGCCGCCACTCAGGTCTTTACCTTCGACATCGCCGCAGGAGCCCTCGACGAGGTGCTGCTGGACATCTCGCGTCAGACCGGCGTGCCGATTTCCTTCAGTCAGAATCTGGTTCAGGGCAAGCGCAGCGGTGCCGTGCGCGGTGCGTTGGGCGGCCGGCAGGCGGTGGAGAAGGCGTTGCTCGGCAGCGGTCTGCAAGTCGAGCAGGGCACTCAGGGCCTGAGCATTCGCCAGGGCGATGCGCCGAGCGCCGCACCGGTCAAGGCTGCCGTCGTGGCACCTGCCAGCAACGCCGATTACCGCATGGAAAAAGTCACGGTCACCGGTTCGCGGATCGCCCGGGCGCAGTCCGATGGCGCGACGCCGGTCAACGTCATCACCCACGAAGAAATGGAAGCGCGGGGCTACAAGAACGTCTACGACGCCCTCGCCACGCAGACGCAAAACACCGGCATGACCCAGGGCGAAGACTACGGCAACACCTGGCAACCGGCCGCCAGCGCCCTCAACCTGCGCGGCCTGGGGCCCAACCACACGCTGGTGCTGATCAATGGCCGGCGGGTCGCCGATTACCCGACGCCGTACGACGGCAAGGTCAACTTCACCAACCTTGCGAACATTCCGTCGGCGATCATCGACCGCATCGAAGTGCTCAGCAGCGGCGCCTCGGCGATCTACGGTTCGGATGCGATTGCCGGGGTGGTGAACATCATCCTCAAGGACAAAATGAATGGCGTCGACGTCAACCTCAAGGGCGGCACCAGCGAGCGCGGCGGCGGTGACAATCAGCGGTTGCAGATCAGCGGCGGCGGCAGCTGGGGCGACTTCGATGGTTTGTTCGGGATTGAGCTGACCAATCGTGATCCGATCTGGGCCGATGACCGAGGTTTCATGCAGAGCGGGCCGTTGGCGGATGTCGGTTACCGCCGCGACTTGAGCAACAACCGTTATCTGGGACCGGGCTGCGGCGCTTATCAAGGCACGTTCGACAACAAACTGTTCAACAGCGGCGGGCGCTGCCGCACCGACCAGATGTACAACGATTACTGGACGATCCAGACGCAAAAGGAAAACTATGACGGCTACACCCGCGGCACCTGGCATTTCAGCGATAGCGGCCAGGTGTTCGCTGATCTGATGTATGGCCTCGACCACATTCAGAACAACACCCGTGGCCCGACCTTCACCTCGCCGGACTTCATCAACCAGAACAGCGGCAATCTGGAACGTTGGTATCGCCGTTTCGGTGAAGAAGAAATCGGCGGGCGCACCAGTAACAACAGCAAGTGGCGCGACACCTCGTGGACCGGCACGCTGGGGCTGTCGGACAAGATCGCCGACACCGGCTGGCACTATGATCTGGCGGCCAATCGCTCGGAATATAAAAGCGTGCGCACCACACGCTACACGCCGCTGTCGTCGATCCAGGATTTCTATCTCGGCCCGCAGCTCGGCACGCGCGGCGGCTACCCGGTGTTCGCGCCGGACGCCTCGCGCCTCGACCGGCCATTGACGCCTCAAGAGTGGGAGCAGTTTCGCGGCAACCTGACCCAGAGCAGCAAGTCGGTGTCCACCAGCTACAACGCCTCGGTCAATGGCGATCTGTTTGACCTGCCGGCCGGCCCGGTCGGATTTGCCGGCGTACTGGAAGCCGGTAAACAGGAATACCGCATCGACCCGGACGACAGCCTCAACGACGGCAGTTTCTATGGCGTGACGCCGGCGCAAAGCTCCGGCGGTTCGCGCAAGCGATACGCGGCCGGCGGCGAGTTCAGCATTCCGGTCACCGACACCGTGCTGGCGACAGCGGCGGGGCGCTGGGACCAATACAAATTCAGCGGGCGCAGCGAACAGCAGAAAACCTACAACCTCGGTATCGAATGGCGACCGGTCACCCGCCTGTTGCTGCGCGGCAGCTACGGCACCAGTTTCCGGGCTCCGGACTTGAACTACATCTACCAGTCCGACAGCAACGGTTACTACCCGGCGCAGATCGATTATTACGGTTGCAGCCAGGGCGTGGCGGGCGCGTGTGATCGTGGGCGGGTCGACTACACACAAAGCGGCACGGCGGATCTGGAATCCGAACGCGGCAAGTCGTGGACCTACGGTTTTGTCTGGTCGCCGTCGCGCAACTTCGATTTTTCCACCGACTTCTGGCGCGTGGAAATCGATGACCTGCTGACCACCGTCGACGAAAACCGCCTGTTGCAGCAGGAGAACGAATGCCGCAACGGCACCCAGGACATCAACTCGGCCAACTGTCAGTCGACCCTCGCGCGTGTTGACCGCAATCCCGGCAATGCCGCCATCGATCCCAACCAGTTGCAGCGGGTGCGGGTGAATGCGATCAACGCGGCTAGCGAGCGGGTCAGCGGTCTCGATTTCAAGAGCAACATTCGCTGGGGCGCCGGGCAGTACGGCGCGTTCAGTTCGGTGCTGGGCTACACCCTGGTGCTGTCGCACTTCTACAAGGAATCGGACGAAGCCCCGACCCAGGACTGGCGCACTTCGCGCACCAACTACGACTGGCGCAGCAAGGTCAACGCCAGCCTGACCTGGGATTATCAGAAGGCCACGGCGACGCTGATGGGCATTCGCTATGGCTCGGTCACCAACGGCGCGGGTGACGGGCGTCTGTCGCCGTGGACGGTGTTCAATGCCAGTGCGCGCTATCGCTTGAACGACCGGGCAAGCGTCGGGCTGACCGTTAACAACGTGCTCAATCAGGTCAAGCATGACGACTCGGCAGGCTGGCCGTATTACCCGACCGGCAACTACGACCCTTATGGTCGTCAGTGGTGGCTGGATGTGAGTTATCACTTCGGGAGTTAA
- a CDS encoding SMP-30/gluconolactonase/LRE family protein, whose product MPTKVEPVAWTPQPAPSLTEGIYAENQRLKSAAQVGPSDIEGPEALLLENDALITGLHDGRLIRTSLDGQQRKVLADTGGRPLGLARHPNGLLVIADGVKGLLSLDAQGRLTALTTEANGLKFGFTDDVAIDKSGHYAYFSDASSRWGYGHDGEAIIEHGGDGRLLRYDFQTGKTSVLLDKLEFANGVTLGPEDAYVLVNETGAYRISRYWLTGPKAGTHDLFIDNLPGLPDNLAFNGRDRFWVALYTPRNPLLDRTAGHPFVRKMLVRAMTVLPKPLEKRGFVLGLDMDGKVIANLQDASAGNYSPITTAREYGDWLYFGSLKATHMARMPLDAALK is encoded by the coding sequence ATGCCGACCAAGGTTGAACCGGTGGCATGGACGCCACAACCGGCACCGTCACTGACCGAAGGGATTTACGCCGAAAATCAGCGACTCAAAAGCGCGGCACAGGTCGGCCCCAGCGACATCGAAGGCCCGGAAGCCCTGCTGCTGGAAAACGATGCGCTGATCACCGGATTGCACGATGGGCGCCTGATCCGCACCAGCCTCGACGGTCAGCAACGCAAAGTGCTGGCCGATACCGGCGGTCGGCCGCTGGGTCTGGCACGGCACCCCAACGGCTTGCTGGTGATCGCCGACGGGGTCAAGGGTTTGCTGTCACTCGATGCTCAGGGCCGACTGACCGCGCTGACCACTGAAGCCAATGGCCTGAAGTTCGGTTTCACCGATGACGTGGCCATCGACAAGTCCGGGCATTACGCCTACTTCAGCGATGCCTCAAGTCGCTGGGGTTACGGCCATGACGGCGAAGCGATCATCGAGCACGGCGGTGACGGGCGTCTGCTGCGCTATGACTTCCAGACCGGCAAGACCAGCGTTTTGCTCGATAAACTGGAATTCGCCAACGGCGTGACCCTCGGCCCGGAAGACGCCTATGTGCTGGTCAACGAAACCGGCGCCTACCGCATCAGCCGCTATTGGCTGACGGGGCCCAAGGCCGGCACCCATGACCTGTTCATCGACAACCTGCCGGGGCTGCCGGACAACCTTGCGTTCAATGGGCGGGATCGTTTCTGGGTGGCGCTGTACACGCCGCGCAATCCGTTGCTGGATCGCACCGCCGGCCATCCGTTCGTGCGCAAGATGCTGGTGCGGGCGATGACCGTCCTGCCCAAACCGCTGGAAAAACGCGGGTTCGTGTTGGGGCTGGATATGGACGGCAAGGTGATCGCCAATCTGCAGGATGCCAGCGCCGGCAATTACTCGCCGATCACCACGGCGCGCGAGTATGGCGACTGGTTGTATTTCGGCTCGTTGAAGGCCACGCACATGGCGCGGATGCCGCTGGATGCGGCCTTGAAATGA